AGGCAGGTCTCTTCACATTATGACTAAACAGCTCCATTTACTGTGTACATTGCATTCAACCTCTTGTTGCTAGGCTACCAGCAATGTACCATAAGTCACTTTGGTTTCTACAGTTATCACACTTCTGTCATTACTGGAACCGTTCTATACACTCAACTTATTTTGTTATCCATATTGTACCGAGCAGCCAGCACTTTCATCTCTAAGCTACCGCAACATTGTAGCAGTGATTTCCGGTTGTATGGTTATCACAATACTTTTTCATCACCGCTACCGTTCTGCGTTGCTATCAGGGGTCCTGCTAGCATCTCGTGCTTTGACCTCCACCTTGTTTGTGACGTTGCTGCTGCAGAACTCGAAGTCAATTGGCTCCTCTGGCTCTTGCGTGTTGATCTTGCAAATGGTCACCACGCCGCCCTCCTCCAGGAACAGGGTCAGGGGGTAACCATAGCCTCTGTAGCACAGTCGGAGAGCGGGTGACACGCCTGAAACAAACAGATAGATAAGATAGATACTACAGTATAGATACTATAGACAGCTCCTGTACATAAGATACTATaacccaggggtgtcaaactcacttTAGTTTGTGGGCTACATTCactcaagtgggccggaccagtaTATTATTGGCTTACGCTGATCTTGTGTCTTAACCCGCCGTTAGCTAACCGACCATTAAATATGCGTTGTTCAAAACATGGTTAGTCACGTCGTTAGTTAACAGCACCGTCAAAGTTAACCGTGTGGTTGACGTCACTGGTCAGCGCCAATATATCCCACAATTCCTCATTTTGCTGACTTACGGTTGAGCGAAAAAACTGTCGTGAGCATACCCGGGCCATTTCGCACAAATGGTGGTGAACTTTCCTGTAAGATTAAACAACCATAaacttattattgttttgtacactGTAACATAGTCTACAGGAAAAATTATGGGGTGTCTATCGTGATAATAGgtatcatattgaaatgaaattcagtgactttatttattattaatattaatgttcCAAACATGTACAGCTCACGGTTTTGTACTTAAGATTGACTATAGAGAAGGGGCATCACCTAGAATTACTAGAGATTTTATAGATGATCAAttgattttatgcttcatatcaAGCAATAATTATCATACCACGTTTAATTTTGATAAGGatggtttttgaaaaaaaaaaagacaatgaactCATctcttttatcattattatactgAATGCCAGTTGAGGTTTCATTGTactttctattgtttttttatttatttataatattttgaaatataacaATCAATATAAACACTAATGActtttacatatatttatataaaatgcaTCATCATTGCCATGTCTCTTTGAACAAACTTTAAATGGTATCCAATAAACCAGTGAACagagaaaataagtaaaaactTTACAGCAGATATTTTGCGGGTGCTTTGCATGGATGTAATATGATTCTGTCAATATCTCTTCTTGTCTGACTTCATTGTCGGACATAATCaactatttttaataaatccatgagctaattcatccatccatccattttctgagccgcttatcctcacaaaggtcgcgggagtgttggagcctatcccagccatcattgggcaggaggcggggtacaccctgaactggttgccagccaatcgcagggcacacataaacaaacaaccattcgcactcacattcacacctatgggcaatttagagtcttcaattaacctaccatgcatgtttttgggatgtgggaggaaaccggagtgccttgagaaaacccacgtaggcacggggagaacatgcaaactccacacaggaggggctggggattgaaccccggtcctcagaactgtgaggcagacgctctaaccagtcatccatgtCCCACCATGAGCTAATTCTTTTGGCTTTTAATATCAATTTTAACCTATATTATATCTAATTGAATCAAATTTTAGACTGTTATTCAAGTTACCGCGGACAAGGAAAATATAGACATTTTATGGGTGCTTCATACAGACGCAATGTTTATCTAtttccaatatttgtttttgacttCATAATGTAAGATCGTTCAAATGTCCAAATAGATCACAGTCATGTcttatttattgaataaatccATGAAATATGTTATTTTCCCAACTTTTAATGTCCCATGTCTTGAGATGATACACACCAAGTTTGAAGCGAATCATTAGCCACGAATGCCATCTCGAGAGTTAACCGCACTGTTAAAATGTTAGCGGCAGCCCTGCGGTGTGTTAACATTAACGTCACGTTAACGGCCGGTTAACGTTAACTGAGTTTTGCACAACAAGTTAACGGTCGTTTAAGTCTACTTAACCAGTGGTTAAAAAATAACCGAGTTTTGAACATCCAGGCCCAGATTGGACACCCTGATGGTCCGGTTCTGGTCTTTGGGCTGttcgtttgacacccctgactaAAGACTGGAGCTAGATAGACACCTGGTACTGTGCTTCCTCCAAAAATACTGAGACAATCcagcagaactgtgaggttgatcTTCAATCCTACCATATCTTCCTTGATAGTAAACTCCTGGAAGATTTCAGcctgaaataaaaagccaacaGTCCTAATATTAACATTCAACAATCCCGAAAACAAAGAATTATAGCAAGCAAACAAACCTGGATGAAGGCATTTGCTTGAAGACATTTGGAGTTCTCTACAGTGACTTTGAGGCCGTTGGGTGTGGCGGTGACGAGGGCGTGGTCTTTGAATGCAATGGCTTTCAGGATGTTGGACAGATTGTGTGCGTTGTCCAAGCAGGCTACAAGCACGTATTGTTCATTGTTTCCCTGCGACTCCGTCAATAGCGGCATTgtgacactgaaaaaaagaagagttcaATATGACAccattgtgaattttgctgAACTGTGACCTCATAATGCTATTTAGTATGGGCGGTGGTAATGTGTCTCCTGCATGCACGGATCCATTAcattaattgacaagtgtagTTCATCAGCTTGGTGATGAGGTTCTGCccccatgagtgaaaatacaattgatGTTTATGGTCTTTGAGCGCTTACTTTTTTCTTCACACTCTGGAGTGGACTGCTCTTCAACAAGTAGTTGGAACCCCCAAAAGCTCTGCCATGGTAAAACAAGCCATACTCTGTGTTGGCCCCGCAGTAGACACACTACTACCCCCTCGAAACAGGCTGAGTTCAGCGAGGCTTACAAAAGAGGGTGTAAACTGAATGCAGCGCAGTTCTTTATCCTTGACATATTCTGACAAAAATAGTGCACGGACATATTAAGACACCTGAGAAATGTATACGTATTCTTTAAGAATGCCACCATTTTGCTGTGTAGTTAATTGTACGGCAAACTAACTCAAGAAACCAGAAAGGTATTTTCCACCATACCTAAGGATCATTTTCAGCTCTGGCGATGGGTCGGTCACGTCACTGGTGACAAAGTGCGcgcttgaaatgtgttttgaccAGCCTTTAGTCTTCAATGGTTGCCGAAAAAGCCGTTGCCAAGCAATCAGTCGACCACACACGAAATGATTTTGAGTTAACTTTTGAAGGTTACACGGCATGATCGACAACAACAATTAGAAACGAGCGACGCTTTCAGAAAGCTAACTTCACATGAGCATATGGCTCTACGCACGCAGCGCACTTTCacgcaaaacaacaaacagaagCTAATCTAACAACATTTGCCACTTAAACGTTAGTTCTAACGTCATGAACGTGGAAACAGAAAAGCGTACAGGTCACTCACATGCTTAAAATTCAGACATCTACGTGGTTGCGTTTTGAGAAAGGCGCCTGTGATGTCGCTCCTTCCGCCTTCTTCTCGTTCTACAGCGGAAGTTGATTCTGCGCATGCGTATTGACTTCCAGAGCGAGCGCTTCACATGATCAATAACCTGTGAGCGCCCGTTTGCGGTTTCAATCTCCAAAAGGTGAGACTTGTTGCGCGAATACGTGATTACCTTTACTACTTAGCTGTGTAACTCAATTTTATCACCAAAGTTTCTGGCAATATGACTTTAGCATCGCAGCTAGTCCTGTGACGCAATAGTCGCTAAACAAACAGTAACACGTAAAGTGAACAGATATGGTTGAATAGCATGAATTGAAATGTATACGTTTAAATAAGAAACCTTTGTATTAAATGAGTTAATATAGTCGTGATTTTGCCAGTAAATTACTACTGCTTTGAAAGAAGCAGCAACGCGACTGTAGGGATTAACGATGTATGGTTTCCGTGTTGCAGGTTcttccactttgctgcagccaTGGTGTGCATCCCCTGCATTGTCATCCCTGTTCTGTTGTGGGTCTACAAAAGGTTCCTGGAGCCCTTCATCTACCCTTTCATTTCACCCTTCATCAATACATTCTGGACTAAAAAAGCTGTGCACGAGTCCGCCACTGGTGACCCAGCTATGGGTGAGAGGTGTAATAGGACATCCAAGGAGGTAGGCTGGCTGGAGAATAAAGTGATCATATgcggtggggaaaaaaaccgaAAAatccacttattttttttcttttttccagctCGATCACAATGTAGAGGTTACAGCCAATGGATCCACCGTAGCGGGCGATAAGAAGACAGACTGATCATTCTAACTGGTTGTAATATCACATCGATACAACTGTAAAGATTTCCAGATACCGCATTCATAACGTTCCAGGTGGCATGTAgtaaattattaattttgtcacaatattgttaaatattacagctttaaacatttttttttatcaagatcaaacatgatgttaaagttatgaagaaaataaattatgtatATAGAGTGACTTAACAAATGTGTATTAATTTGAGACTTGTcatgaaatgaaagaaacaaaatgtcctAAATAAACAGTATTTTGGACTACTTTTAACATAACAGGTTGAGATTTTCTTGTGGGGAggggggattaaaaaaaaaaagtcttaataatTTGTCCACCatttggttggtgaccagtccaggctgtaccctgcttctctcaccaaaagtcaTCTTACGTCAAccaaagactcaaaattgtcaactggtgtgaatgtgaatggttggtgTTCTCTGCagttgtgtaaaaataagtaaCACCCAGCACTATATGAAAACCAGCTGTGCTGTGAGTGGTGGTTTAATATTTTTAGAGTAAGAAAATcgaaatacaaaccccaattccaatggacattgtgtaaaatgtaaataaaaacaatacactgatttgcaaatccttttgaaCCTATTGAGtaaaccacaaagacaagatatttaatgttcaagctgatgaactttgttgttgttttttttttaattacctcattgcctgcaacacattcccaaaaagctgggacaggggcgccaaaagcttggggggggggggggggcaaaacaCCTCTTTAGaatattccacaggtgaacagtttAACTGGGAACAGGAgcgtgtcatgattgggtataaaaggagcatcccctaaaccaggggtgtcaaactcatttttgtcgaagtccacattgtagttatggtttccctcagagggccggtTTGACTGTGGAACCATAAACGTGTAATTGCCTCATCCTATCATTACAtattatacagtggaacttcagTTTTTGTATGCTGTAGCTTACAATATAACATTTTGGTCCAGGAGAACGTGAAGTAGTTTTAAGGGGCCATTAGATGTCATTCCCAATTACCTCACGCTCACAAACTGCTCAAACACTCATAAACACTACAGattccccccccacacacacacactcattaacactactGAAACGCACGTCGTCAAtctttgccaactgtgggcctgtgaaacTCTTTTGAGACTCTTGTGATTCAGaaaatattctataaaaaaaTTCTGAGCGGTCTCGCTCGACGTTACGTGACGTCACGACGCAAGTGAACGCCCTTCATGAAGTCACGACGCAAGGGGGCTGCGACGTGGAAAACATGGAGGCGATGGAGTTGGTAATTTAAAACTCCCTCTCGCTCTGAAATTACTTCGCTTTTGAATCctacacattttcaacattCACCTAAATAGTAGTCAGAAGTAACTTTAACTGGCGTAACACCGGGTGGACTTATTTTGCTTTCCCACTCGCCAAGAGAGCCTCGGAAGCAGCTTGGAGGGTTTGTGACAGGTAAGCTAAGCGGTCAGCTGATGGCGAACTAGCGGCTAACGTTAGCTGTCAGAGCAACAACATCAACTAGCTCGagatattcaaatgtatttattggtCGCTGCCATGTTGGTGGCCATATAGCTTCTTGGCAGTCACAACGACTGCAGCATCACGTCAATTAGCCTTACTGTACTTCCTGTATATGTGCACACTTCACGTTATGCTAAATGAAAAACTGTCAACGGTACAAGTCCAGTTTAACTGTGATAAAACGGCATACAATGGGATACTTTGaacaatttgtttattatttttaaaatttctatAATCTTAGGTTTAAAGTTAAGCACGGCGATCCGAGTGCTTAGCACGTCtgctcacagttatgaggttaggagttcaaatctcggccttcctgtgtggcgtttgcatgttctccccatgtgttcctccgacattccaaaaacgGACATGTTAAGTGAAGACTAAATATTCAATAGGTGTGATGCTTGTTTGtctctgccctgcgattggctggtgtccagtccagggtgtaatccGCTTCTCTCGTCAAATGTCTttttaggttaactgaagatgtgagtgtgaatgtgtgtgtgaatacttGTTTGTCTATCTGTGACCAGTCGTTGGCCAGCGACCAGTCGAAGGTTTATTGACGCATGAAAAATATGACATGGTGTCCAATTTGAATATTCATATTTGAAGTATGAGTGGTCTTGGTTACATTTAAAGTGCTCTGTGCCCACAGGTGTGAGCATATGCCGGCCAAACAAGCAGTAAGGCAGCACTGAGTCTGGACTCTGGAGATGGGAGCTAACACCAGCCAGCTCAGTGACCTGCTCGACAACCCCAGCCTTAAGGCTCTGGTGGGCACTGAGTCCATATCGCAGAATGACCCTTTTTGGAACCAGCTCATCTCCTTTACTGTCATTAGTCCCACCAGCAGGTACTCAACACAAAGGTCTAGTCACGTGTCTAAAGTGGTTAAGTCCCGTCCAGGATCTTCCATACTATTCCAGGATGTTTGCAAAGCCGGCTGCCACTTGAGTAATGATTCATCAGGGTTATTTGTCCTGGTTTTGTATAAAGGGTTAGACTAGTTGGTGTGTAGTGTTTAGTTCCTCCTGGAGAAATAACTTCAATGTGTGATAACGTGGGGTTGTGTTATAGGTTGGTATATTCAATAGTTTGGTACTGGTACT
The sequence above is a segment of the Phyllopteryx taeniolatus isolate TA_2022b chromosome 15, UOR_Ptae_1.2, whole genome shotgun sequence genome. Coding sequences within it:
- the rad1 gene encoding cell cycle checkpoint protein RAD1 isoform X3 — its product is MILSVTMPLLTESQGNNEQYVLVACLDNAHNLSNILKAIAFKDHALVTATPNGLKVTVENSKCLQANAFIQAEIFQEFTIKEDMVGLKINLTVLLDCLSIFGGSTVPGVSPALRLCYRGYGYPLTLFLEEGGVVTICKINTQEPEEPIDFEFCSSNVTNKVEVKARDASRTPDSNAERLSTFGNAGSAHYDYSKDSDMMELFHCTTTQNNRYKMALLKPSTKALALSCKVSVRTDSRGVLSLQYLVRNDDGQICFVEYYCCPDEEVDDD
- the rad1 gene encoding cell cycle checkpoint protein RAD1 isoform X2 translates to MPLLTESQGNNEQYVLVACLDNAHNLSNILKAIAFKDHALVTATPNGLKVTVENSKCLQANAFIQAEIFQEFTIKEDMVGLKINLTVLLDCLSIFGGSTVPGVSPALRLCYRGYGYPLTLFLEEGGVVTICKINTQEPEEPIDFEFCSSNVTNKVILLSESLKEAFSELDMTSEVLQITMSPSQPYFRLSTFGNAGSAHYDYSKDSDMMELFHCTTTQNNRYKMALLKPSTKALALSCKVSVRTDSRGVLSLQYLVRNDDGQICFVEYYCCPDEEVDDD
- the rad1 gene encoding cell cycle checkpoint protein RAD1 isoform X1, yielding MILSVTMPLLTESQGNNEQYVLVACLDNAHNLSNILKAIAFKDHALVTATPNGLKVTVENSKCLQANAFIQAEIFQEFTIKEDMVGLKINLTVLLDCLSIFGGSTVPGVSPALRLCYRGYGYPLTLFLEEGGVVTICKINTQEPEEPIDFEFCSSNVTNKVILLSESLKEAFSELDMTSEVLQITMSPSQPYFRLSTFGNAGSAHYDYSKDSDMMELFHCTTTQNNRYKMALLKPSTKALALSCKVSVRTDSRGVLSLQYLVRNDDGQICFVEYYCCPDEEVDDD
- the LOC133489805 gene encoding UPF0729 protein C18orf32 homolog → MVCIPCIVIPVLLWVYKRFLEPFIYPFISPFINTFWTKKAVHESATGDPAMGERCNRTSKELDHNVEVTANGSTVAGDKKTD